From the genome of Desulfobacteraceae bacterium, one region includes:
- a CDS encoding PilZ domain-containing protein: MALAAQSMQREQNKKRLLELFERMSDAQQTIYLRHLEKLQANWKRSHPRRRCQIDVDFDTRDGSFRNTVKDISIGGAFIQTQEA, encoded by the coding sequence ATGGCGTTAGCGGCCCAGTCCATGCAGCGGGAGCAAAACAAAAAACGCCTGCTGGAGCTGTTCGAACGGATGTCGGACGCCCAGCAGACGATCTATCTGCGGCACCTGGAGAAGTTGCAGGCCAACTGGAAACGCTCCCACCCCCGCCGCCGCTGCCAGATCGACGTGGATTTTGACACCCGGGACGGCTCTTTCAGAAACACCGTCAAAGACATCAGTATCGGCGGGGCCTTCATCCAAACCCAGGAGGCGTT
- a CDS encoding universal stress protein, protein MRPRLQRILCTTDFSTFAGRSLPYGIALAREFGSTLYGCHVVDLPAAAVYGEPAVLAYGAAYIDPLAQRERAVKAAHEQLKALLADSGVATEILVAAGQPAEEITRLAADRKVDLVIAATHGRSGLRRLLLGSVTARLMQTLPCPLLIVKSPSPESSDAPPAAFRLKRILVGCDFSPNAALAFENALSLAQEFEAELHLVHVIEPPIYKDLQAFPAAADGELFQSLHERLKKRLDRMLPEEACNWCAPQIALLEGLPDEEITRYALRRQVDLIVLGTRGQGVMEKIFVGSTTERVARRAPCPVLSVCPKTRLG, encoded by the coding sequence ATGCGACCCCGCCTCCAGCGCATCTTGTGCACCACCGACTTCTCTACTTTTGCCGGCCGCAGCCTGCCATACGGCATCGCGCTGGCGCGCGAATTTGGCAGCACCCTCTACGGTTGCCACGTGGTGGATTTGCCGGCGGCAGCCGTCTACGGCGAGCCGGCGGTCCTGGCATACGGCGCGGCCTATATCGATCCGCTGGCGCAGCGCGAGCGGGCTGTCAAAGCGGCGCACGAACAGCTTAAAGCCCTGCTGGCCGACAGCGGCGTGGCCACTGAAATTCTGGTGGCCGCCGGCCAACCGGCCGAGGAAATCACCCGTTTGGCCGCCGATCGGAAGGTGGATCTTGTGATCGCAGCCACCCACGGCCGTTCCGGACTCAGACGCCTGCTTCTGGGCTCGGTGACCGCAAGGCTGATGCAGACCCTGCCCTGTCCCCTGCTGATTGTCAAAAGCCCTTCGCCCGAGTCCTCAGACGCCCCACCGGCCGCCTTCCGCTTGAAGCGCATCCTGGTGGGGTGCGACTTTTCGCCGAATGCCGCCCTGGCCTTTGAAAACGCCCTCAGTCTGGCGCAGGAATTCGAAGCCGAACTGCACCTCGTACACGTCATCGAACCCCCGATTTACAAGGATCTGCAGGCCTTTCCGGCGGCCGCCGACGGCGAGTTGTTCCAAAGCCTGCACGAACGCCTGAAGAAACGCCTCGACCGGATGCTTCCCGAGGAGGCCTGCAACTGGTGTGCCCCCCAAATTGCGCTGCTCGAAGGGCTGCCCGATGAGGAGATCACCCGCTACGCCCTCAGGCGCCAGGTCGACCTGATCGTTCTGGGAACCCGTGGCCAGGGGGTGATGGAGAAGATCTTTGTCGGCTCGACCACGGAGCGGGTGGCGCGCAGGGCCCCCTGCCCGGTGCTCTCCGTTTGCCCCAAAACCCGCCTGGGGTGA